One Aerococcus urinaeequi DNA segment encodes these proteins:
- a CDS encoding coenzyme F420-0:L-glutamate ligase — MSRAVGTVVRGLRAPIIKENDDLAGIVVDTVLNAAKEDGYEVRDHDIVTVTESILARAQGNFAELEAVVKDIQRQTKSETIGIINPILSRNRFYAILKGIAMSAKKIVIQLSYPSDEVGNRLISRDELEASGLNPYTDVLTEAEFRSHFPNLAHEFTGEDYVALYKKCVEETGAECEIIFANHPQTILDYVDTVVIADIHDRKYTRRTLEKHGAKEIIGLDQILNQSIDGSGYNEDFGLLGANLSGNNSLKLFPRDAQAFVEDVQKRLLEATGKAVEVMVYGDGAFQDPVGHIWELADPVVSPGFTKGLSGTPDEIKIKYVADNQFGDLSGEELTEAMRAYIKDHDKIDEAGHNTSLGTTPRNITDLVGSLSDLTSGSGDKGTPFIYIQGYFDKYSD; from the coding sequence ATGTCTAGAGCAGTAGGTACTGTTGTAAGAGGGTTACGTGCCCCAATTATTAAAGAGAACGATGACCTAGCTGGTATCGTTGTAGATACTGTCTTAAACGCGGCCAAAGAAGATGGTTATGAAGTTCGTGACCACGATATCGTAACAGTTACAGAGTCAATTTTAGCTCGTGCACAAGGAAACTTTGCTGAGTTAGAGGCTGTTGTAAAAGATATCCAACGTCAAACAAAGAGCGAAACGATTGGTATCATTAACCCAATCCTTAGCCGTAACCGTTTCTACGCCATCTTAAAAGGTATCGCTATGTCAGCGAAAAAAATCGTGATTCAATTAAGCTACCCTTCTGATGAAGTGGGTAACCGTTTAATTTCACGTGATGAATTAGAAGCATCTGGTTTAAACCCATACACTGACGTTTTAACAGAAGCTGAATTCCGTAGCCACTTCCCAAACTTGGCGCATGAGTTTACAGGTGAAGACTACGTTGCTTTATACAAAAAATGCGTGGAAGAAACTGGTGCAGAGTGTGAAATTATTTTCGCTAACCACCCACAAACCATTTTAGACTACGTAGATACAGTTGTAATCGCTGATATCCACGACCGTAAATACACACGCCGTACTTTAGAAAAACATGGCGCTAAAGAAATCATTGGTTTAGACCAAATCTTAAACCAATCAATCGACGGTTCTGGTTACAATGAAGACTTCGGTTTATTAGGCGCTAACCTTTCTGGTAACAATAGCTTGAAACTATTCCCTCGTGATGCACAAGCATTCGTTGAAGACGTTCAAAAACGTTTATTAGAAGCAACTGGTAAAGCTGTTGAAGTAATGGTTTACGGTGATGGCGCTTTCCAAGATCCAGTTGGCCATATCTGGGAATTAGCTGACCCTGTTGTATCACCTGGTTTCACTAAAGGCTTATCTGGCACACCAGACGAAATCAAAATCAAATACGTTGCGGACAACCAGTTCGGTGACTTATCTGGTGAAGAATTAACAGAAGCGATGCGTGCTTATATCAAGGACCATGACAAAATCGATGAAGCTGGACATAACACGTCATTAGGTACAACACCGCGTAACATCACTGACTTAGTTGGGTCATTATCTGACTTAACTTCAGGTTCAGGAGACAAAGGTACGCCGTTTATCTATATCCAAGGCTACTTTGACAAATATTCTGACTAA
- a CDS encoding universal stress protein, with protein sequence MSAAEYKKILIPVDGSDASYRAFKEAVSIAKQNDSELIVLNVLDDFVRFGNPEASMRLYDDLRADALSVLESYEAEAKEAGLENVTLEIIKGDARYGIVEFADTAKADLVVVGATGKGAIERAMMGSVSEYVVRNVKSHVLVIK encoded by the coding sequence ATGTCAGCAGCAGAATATAAAAAAATTTTAATTCCAGTAGATGGATCAGACGCTTCATACCGTGCTTTTAAAGAAGCAGTATCTATCGCTAAGCAAAATGATTCTGAGTTGATCGTGTTGAATGTGTTAGATGACTTTGTGCGTTTCGGTAATCCGGAAGCCTCTATGCGATTATATGACGACTTGCGGGCGGATGCCTTAAGCGTCTTAGAATCTTATGAAGCAGAAGCCAAAGAAGCTGGCCTTGAAAATGTAACCCTTGAAATCATCAAAGGCGACGCAAGATACGGTATTGTAGAGTTCGCAGATACAGCCAAAGCGGACCTTGTGGTTGTAGGTGCAACTGGTAAAGGGGCAATTGAACGAGCCATGATGGGTTCCGTATCTGAATATGTAGTACGTAACGTCAAATCACATGTATTAGTCATAAAATAA
- a CDS encoding VOC family protein codes for MEKQFFNDVTISTVTYRVKNLNKMKRYYNEVIGLEILKDEETEGIVELGFKGQDAPQLILDGKADYKLITGPKNGLFHTAWLLPSRATLGDVLYRMLLNQTQLSGASDHSYSEALYLQDPEDNGIEIYADRTADQWTHDPNGGVTGVTEPMDAEGVLASRSSDEPQAFFAEGTIIGHLHLSSAKVEDFFGFLTDEMVLEEQMGFTNNVHFTSYSDYHHHIAVNAWGAEAMVPYAEDQTGLAAYTLTYHNQELYNNIVAKLKANGRVVAEEANHVTAKDANGVIVYVDFK; via the coding sequence ATGGAAAAACAATTTTTTAATGATGTTACAATCTCAACAGTTACTTACCGCGTAAAAAACTTAAATAAAATGAAACGCTACTACAACGAAGTAATCGGTTTAGAAATCTTAAAAGATGAAGAAACTGAAGGTATCGTTGAATTAGGTTTCAAAGGGCAAGATGCACCGCAATTAATCTTAGACGGTAAAGCAGACTACAAATTAATCACTGGTCCGAAAAACGGTCTATTCCACACAGCTTGGTTGTTACCTTCTCGTGCCACTTTAGGTGACGTTTTATACCGTATGTTATTAAACCAAACACAATTATCAGGTGCTTCAGACCACTCTTACTCAGAAGCATTATACTTACAAGATCCAGAAGACAACGGTATTGAAATTTACGCTGACCGTACTGCTGACCAATGGACACATGATCCAAACGGTGGGGTAACTGGTGTAACTGAACCAATGGATGCTGAAGGCGTATTAGCTAGCCGTTCATCTGACGAGCCACAAGCATTCTTCGCTGAAGGGACAATCATCGGTCACTTACACTTATCATCAGCTAAAGTAGAAGACTTCTTCGGTTTCTTAACAGATGAAATGGTCTTAGAAGAGCAAATGGGCTTCACGAATAATGTCCACTTCACTTCATACTCTGACTACCACCACCACATCGCCGTAAACGCTTGGGGTGCAGAAGCCATGGTACCATACGCTGAAGACCAAACAGGTTTAGCAGCGTACACATTAACTTACCATAACCAAGAATTATACAATAATATCGTAGCGAAATTAAAAGCTAACGGTCGTGTAGTTGCTGAAGAAGCAAATCATGTAACAGCCAAAGACGCGAATGGCGTTATCGTATACGTAGATTTTAAATAA
- a CDS encoding GNAT family N-acetyltransferase, whose amino-acid sequence MGYEIKEVTNGFAIFNEAGDKRIAEIEYQPKADNVIVATHTWTDPSLRGQGVAAQLVDQLVADSEAKGRKIKAICPYVVKKFNENPAKYDHINADK is encoded by the coding sequence ATGGGATACGAAATTAAAGAAGTCACCAATGGATTTGCCATTTTTAACGAAGCAGGCGACAAACGTATTGCTGAAATCGAGTATCAACCAAAGGCAGACAATGTCATCGTCGCAACACACACATGGACGGATCCAAGTTTGCGCGGACAAGGTGTCGCTGCACAACTTGTCGACCAGCTAGTTGCCGACTCAGAGGCAAAAGGCCGCAAAATTAAAGCCATATGCCCATATGTCGTGAAGAAATTCAACGAAAACCCAGCGAAATACGACCACATTAATGCAGACAAATAA
- a CDS encoding universal stress protein, which produces MILDNIQRILVPVDDSDNSKAAFRDAVEIAMRSNATVDVLSVIADDYVFSDLRVSETDINEMKKRTLETLEKYEDYGKARNFNDIRTFTSFGNPRREVAKIANEGDYQLVVIGATGKGAVTRTLVGSVAEYTVRLSKIPVLVVK; this is translated from the coding sequence ATGATTCTTGATAACATTCAACGTATATTGGTGCCAGTAGATGACTCGGACAACAGTAAAGCAGCCTTTCGAGATGCAGTTGAGATTGCCATGCGATCAAATGCTACCGTAGACGTCCTATCAGTAATTGCAGATGACTATGTGTTTAGTGACTTGCGGGTATCTGAAACAGATATCAACGAGATGAAAAAACGTACCCTAGAAACCCTTGAAAAATATGAAGATTATGGTAAAGCCCGTAATTTCAATGACATACGTACCTTCACCTCTTTTGGAAACCCAAGACGTGAAGTAGCCAAAATTGCTAATGAAGGTGACTACCAATTAGTTGTAATTGGTGCAACTGGTAAAGGCGCTGTAACGCGTACCCTAGTTGGGTCTGTGGCAGAGTACACAGTACGACTATCTAAAATCCCAGTACTAGTTGTGAAATAG
- a CDS encoding ZIP family metal transporter: MFEWFANANPILQATLAGVFTWLMTTLGSALVFFFNEINRRVLDIMNGFAAGVMIAASFWSLLAPSIEYAEAGGWGRFAFVPALIGFIVGGLFLRLIDYITPHLHMGQNKMDAEGPKTKLPATTLLFLAVTIHNFPEGLSVGVAYGANEFNAASLASALVLTMGIGLQNFPEGAALSMPIRAEGASKWRAFQLGQASALVEIVGAALGALLVSQVTVILPYALAFAAGAMIFVCVEQLIPESQSHGNSDIATVALLIGFGVMMTLDVALG; encoded by the coding sequence ATGTTTGAATGGTTTGCAAATGCCAACCCGATTTTACAAGCTACGCTGGCCGGCGTCTTTACTTGGTTGATGACGACCTTAGGTTCAGCATTGGTATTTTTCTTTAATGAAATTAATCGTCGTGTATTGGATATTATGAATGGATTTGCTGCTGGGGTTATGATTGCCGCAAGTTTCTGGTCACTTCTTGCCCCATCAATTGAATATGCAGAGGCAGGTGGTTGGGGCCGGTTTGCCTTTGTACCAGCCTTAATTGGTTTTATAGTAGGGGGACTTTTCCTACGTTTGATCGATTACATCACCCCCCATTTACATATGGGACAAAATAAAATGGATGCTGAAGGACCTAAGACCAAGTTGCCAGCAACAACCTTGTTATTCTTAGCCGTAACCATCCACAACTTCCCCGAAGGTTTATCTGTTGGGGTAGCATACGGGGCCAACGAATTTAATGCTGCAAGTCTGGCTTCTGCCTTGGTATTAACCATGGGGATTGGGCTACAAAACTTCCCTGAAGGGGCAGCCTTATCTATGCCAATCCGCGCAGAAGGTGCCAGCAAATGGCGTGCCTTCCAGTTGGGTCAAGCATCAGCCCTAGTAGAAATCGTCGGTGCCGCTTTAGGCGCTTTACTGGTTTCTCAAGTGACTGTTATCTTACCTTACGCACTAGCCTTTGCAGCAGGTGCCATGATCTTCGTTTGTGTGGAACAACTGATTCCAGAATCACAATCGCATGGTAACTCAGATATCGCCACCGTCGCCCTACTTATTGGCTTTGGTGTCATGATGACCCTAGACGTTGCTTTAGGTTAA
- a CDS encoding PH domain-containing protein, whose amino-acid sequence MGLFSGLFGNASEADKERVSEALEKVLIPGESIELSYNILQDLVVFTSYRLILMDKQGITGKKRDFMSVPYKSISRFSVETVGNFDVDAEVDIYLSGNDQPTIALQFRGGDVVYDVQRALAAAVLL is encoded by the coding sequence ATGGGCTTATTTTCAGGATTATTTGGTAATGCTTCAGAAGCGGATAAGGAGCGAGTTTCTGAGGCTTTGGAGAAGGTACTCATTCCCGGTGAATCAATTGAATTATCTTACAACATCTTGCAAGACTTAGTCGTATTCACATCATATCGATTAATTTTAATGGATAAACAAGGGATTACCGGTAAGAAACGAGACTTCATGAGTGTACCTTACAAGTCAATTTCACGCTTTTCAGTAGAAACTGTGGGGAATTTTGATGTGGATGCTGAAGTAGATATTTACTTATCTGGTAACGACCAACCAACAATCGCCCTACAATTTAGAGGTGGCGACGTGGTATATGATGTACAGCGCGCCCTAGCAGCAGCCGTATTACTGTAA
- a CDS encoding lactate/malate family dehydrogenase gives MKTNKLVVVGVGHVGSYVLADAMKAGVFGEIGVIDIDENIARGEAVDQEQARALTYMNNIKVTHGGYEQTDDADVIVIAAGNSMKPDPNNPTAEPDRATLAKITSKTIRDVMENIVEHTKEAIIIVITNPLDTILYIAENEFDYPEGKIFGTGTMLDSARLRNVFANAYDVDPKSVVGYMMGEHGATAFPVLSKLNIQGVAYEELDQYFDRDPQVDLSSPEDIKKNVVSAAYDVFNGKGWTNAGVAQAAVTMAKAVVLDERSVYPACTTLRGEYGYNGNVALSMPCIIGVNGVEKRLPVSLNAWEEAKLHESAAYIQKAMQDADVKF, from the coding sequence ATGAAAACAAATAAATTAGTAGTTGTGGGTGTTGGTCACGTAGGTTCTTACGTATTGGCGGATGCCATGAAGGCTGGCGTTTTTGGTGAAATTGGCGTCATTGATATCGATGAAAATATCGCGCGCGGTGAAGCGGTCGATCAAGAGCAGGCCCGAGCTTTAACTTACATGAACAATATTAAAGTGACCCACGGTGGTTACGAGCAAACAGATGATGCGGATGTTATCGTAATTGCGGCCGGGAATTCTATGAAACCTGATCCCAATAACCCAACTGCCGAACCGGACCGGGCAACCCTAGCGAAAATCACTTCAAAAACCATTCGTGACGTAATGGAGAACATCGTTGAGCACACCAAAGAGGCCATTATCATTGTGATTACCAACCCGCTAGACACCATTTTATATATCGCAGAAAATGAGTTTGACTATCCTGAAGGGAAGATTTTTGGAACAGGAACTATGCTTGATTCAGCTCGCTTGCGTAATGTTTTCGCCAACGCTTACGATGTTGACCCTAAATCAGTCGTCGGCTATATGATGGGGGAACACGGGGCTACAGCCTTCCCAGTCTTGAGTAAATTGAATATTCAAGGAGTGGCTTACGAAGAACTAGACCAATACTTTGACCGCGACCCACAAGTTGACCTATCAAGTCCTGAAGATATCAAGAAGAATGTGGTTTCTGCAGCTTATGATGTCTTTAATGGCAAGGGTTGGACCAATGCGGGTGTTGCTCAAGCAGCAGTTACGATGGCTAAGGCCGTTGTTCTTGATGAACGTAGTGTCTACCCAGCCTGCACCACCTTACGCGGTGAATATGGCTATAACGGTAACGTTGCCCTATCAATGCCCTGTATTATTGGCGTTAATGGCGTGGAAAAACGACTACCCGTTAGCTTGAATGCTTGGGAAGAGGCAAAATTGCACGAGTCGGCAGCTTACATTCAAAAAGCCATGCAAGACGCGGATGTGAAATTCTAA
- a CDS encoding M42 family metallopeptidase — translation MKYIKLLENVSNAYGAPGYEDQVIEVVKANKGDFTLQADAMKNLYMNFTDIDPNKPTIMLDSHMDEVGFMVQAIDENGLLLMQALGGWTAASAQSQLFMVRTNDNESYVPAVATSKPIHFMTAEEKAKPVALTDLKLDVGATSREEVINDFGITVGQPVVPATKFQVNEKNGMMIGKAFDNRLGVAATIAVFNELGPEGVKNLPFNLVGAFATQEEVGLRGAKVTTNRIDPQVAIVFEGTPSDDYAKSATLGQGRVKQGPQLRYRDSTYIASDHLNGLFLKASEEAGITIQQAVRDGGGTNAGSIHTANNGVSVITLGMPTRYAHTHYLISAYQDFQDTVDVTVAFLKGLTTEDLAFTSLQDL, via the coding sequence ATGAAATATATTAAATTGTTAGAAAACGTGTCGAATGCTTACGGGGCGCCAGGATATGAAGACCAAGTGATCGAAGTAGTGAAAGCCAACAAAGGCGATTTTACCTTACAAGCCGATGCAATGAAAAACCTATACATGAATTTTACTGACATCGACCCCAACAAACCAACGATCATGTTAGACTCCCACATGGATGAAGTCGGATTTATGGTGCAAGCCATTGACGAAAATGGTTTATTGTTGATGCAAGCTTTAGGTGGTTGGACGGCAGCCTCTGCCCAGTCGCAATTATTCATGGTTAGGACCAATGATAATGAAAGCTATGTACCAGCTGTTGCCACAAGTAAACCTATCCATTTCATGACTGCGGAAGAAAAGGCTAAACCAGTAGCCTTAACAGACTTGAAATTAGATGTGGGCGCCACTTCAAGAGAAGAAGTGATCAACGATTTCGGTATTACAGTTGGCCAACCCGTTGTACCAGCAACCAAATTCCAGGTCAACGAAAAGAATGGCATGATGATTGGTAAAGCCTTTGACAACCGTCTTGGTGTAGCTGCAACCATCGCTGTCTTCAATGAATTAGGACCTGAAGGCGTGAAAAACTTACCATTCAATCTTGTTGGCGCCTTTGCCACACAAGAAGAAGTTGGTTTAAGAGGGGCTAAAGTCACTACAAACCGTATTGATCCACAAGTGGCTATTGTTTTTGAGGGGACACCTTCAGATGATTACGCAAAATCAGCTACACTTGGCCAAGGACGCGTGAAACAAGGACCTCAATTACGGTATCGCGATTCAACTTATATCGCTTCTGACCACTTAAACGGTCTATTTTTGAAAGCTAGTGAAGAGGCTGGCATCACAATCCAACAAGCCGTCCGTGATGGTGGTGGTACAAACGCCGGCTCAATCCATACTGCAAATAATGGGGTATCAGTGATTACACTAGGTATGCCAACTCGTTATGCACATACTCATTACCTAATATCTGCCTATCAAGACTTCCAAGACACTGTGGACGTCACCGTAGCCTTCTTAAAAGGCTTAACAACAGAGGACTTAGCCTTCACATCATTACAGGACTTATAA
- the pcp gene encoding pyroglutamyl-peptidase I: MKILVTGFDPFGDDTINPAIEAVKRLPEEIKGAEIIKLEIPTVFNKSAEVEKRAIEEHQPDYILNIGQAGGRFALTPERVAINEDDARIPDNEGKQPIDEPIKEDGQPAYFSQLPIKAMVTYMKEANVPAEVSNTAGTFVCNHIMYHSLYLTNKEYPNIKAGFMHIPFLPEQVTNRPNTPSMALEDIVRGIEAAIAAIVDFDGKEDMKIVGGKTH; encoded by the coding sequence ATGAAAATTTTAGTAACAGGATTCGATCCATTTGGTGATGATACGATTAACCCAGCGATTGAGGCAGTGAAACGTTTGCCGGAAGAAATCAAGGGTGCGGAAATTATCAAATTAGAAATTCCAACTGTTTTTAATAAAAGTGCAGAAGTAGAAAAAAGAGCAATTGAAGAGCACCAACCTGACTATATCTTGAATATTGGTCAAGCGGGAGGACGTTTTGCCTTAACACCTGAACGGGTAGCTATCAATGAAGATGACGCACGTATTCCAGATAATGAAGGTAAACAACCAATTGATGAACCAATCAAAGAAGACGGGCAACCAGCTTACTTTAGCCAGTTGCCAATTAAGGCAATGGTTACTTATATGAAAGAGGCTAATGTACCTGCAGAAGTATCAAATACTGCTGGAACATTTGTCTGCAACCATATTATGTACCATTCGCTATACTTAACCAATAAAGAGTATCCTAACATCAAAGCTGGTTTCATGCACATTCCATTCCTACCAGAACAAGTCACAAACCGTCCAAACACGCCATCTATGGCCTTGGAAGACATCGTTCGCGGAATCGAAGCAGCCATCGCAGCCATTGTGGACTTTGACGGCAAAGAAGACATGAAAATTGTTGGCGGCAAAACACATTAA